A DNA window from Xyrauchen texanus isolate HMW12.3.18 chromosome 6, RBS_HiC_50CHRs, whole genome shotgun sequence contains the following coding sequences:
- the LOC127644904 gene encoding zinc finger protein 239-like isoform X1 yields the protein MMFIKEESEDMSYPESCSSNVMKNEDTEEQRELLDMKEESQELKDVKEEEHHPCQALYSFKTGQNSFSGSQTKNNFSQIRTLRTRAKKSFSCHQCETTFTQESHLQSHIGSHTGEKPFSCHQCGSTFTRKASLITHMRIHTGEKPFSCNQCGSTFTRNASLTTHMRIHTGEKPFKCHQCGKSFRQACILKSHLFLHSRVKSYSCDQCGKIFSSRSVLQTHWKIHPNEKPYLCSLCGESFSILQSFKDHQRKHTDVRAHVCSECGKAFYRPCDLEQHQRIHTGEKPYKCSHCEKSFTGSGNLKKHERMHSKDRPYHCTSCGKRFIRSENLKSHERVHTGEKPYHCTSCGKSFSQSSSLLTHINNHCPLLSHCKAGASESGLLLEKTKGSHEN from the exons atgatgtttattaaagaagagagTGAGGACATGAGTTATCCAGAATCATGCagttcaaatgtcatgaaaaatgaagatactgaggaacaaagag agctgttggacatgaaagaagaaagtcaagaactgaaggATGTGAAGGAGGAGGAGCACCATCCGTGTCAGGCACTTTATAGTTTCAAAACTGGACAAAACTCTTTTAGTGGCTCACAGACTAAAAATAATTTCTCACAAATAAGAACACTAAGAACAAGAGCCAAAAAGTCTTTCTCCTGCCATCAGTGTGAGACAACTTTCACACAGGAAAGTCACCTTCAGAGTCACATAGGaagtcacactggagagaagcctttctcCTGCCATCAGTGTGGGAGTACTTTTACACGTAAAGCAAGTCTTATTactcacatgagaattcacactggagagaagcctttttcCTGCAATCAGTGTGGGAGTACTTTTACACGTAACGCAAGTCTTACTACGCATATGAGAATTCACACGGGAGAAAAGCCTTTcaaatgccatcagtgtgggaagagtttcagacAAGCTTGTATTCTCAAAAGTCATTTGTTCTTGCACTCTAGAGTAAAGTCATATAGCTGTGATCAATGCGGcaaaatattttcttcaagatCAGTCTTACAAACACACTGGAAAATTCATCCAAATGAAAAGCCTTACTTGTGTTCTCTTTGTGGAGAGAGTTTTTCAATTCTGCAGAGTTTTAAAGACCACCAGAGAAAACATACTGATGTGAGAGCTCATGTGTGCTCTGAGTGTGGGAAGGCCTTTTACCGACCTTGTGACTTAGAACAGCaccagagaattcatactggagaaaaaccttacaagtgttcacattgtGAAAAGAGTTTTACTGGTTCAGGtaacctgaaaaaacatgagagaatgcATAGTAAAGATAGGCCgtaccactgcacttcatgtgggaaAAGGTTCATTAGGTCGGAAAACCTGAAATCACATGAgcgagtgcatactggagagaaaccataccactgcacttcatgtgggaagagtttcagccAATCAAGCTCTCTACTGACTCATATAAACAATCATTGTCCATTGTTGTCAcattgtaaggcgggtgccagtgagtctgggctactcctcgagaaaacaaaaggctctcatgagaattaa
- the LOC127644904 gene encoding gastrula zinc finger protein XlCGF8.2DB-like isoform X3 — MKEESQELKDVKEEEHHPCQALYSFKTGQNSFSGSQTKNNFSQIRTLRTRAKKSFSCHQCETTFTQESHLQSHIGSHTGEKPFSCHQCGSTFTRKASLITHMRIHTGEKPFSCNQCGSTFTRNASLTTHMRIHTGEKPFKCHQCGKSFRQACILKSHLFLHSRVKSYSCDQCGKIFSSRSVLQTHWKIHPNEKPYLCSLCGESFSILQSFKDHQRKHTDVRAHVCSECGKAFYRPCDLEQHQRIHTGEKPYKCSHCEKSFTGSGNLKKHERMHSKDRPYHCTSCGKRFIRSENLKSHERVHTGEKPYHCTSCGKSFSQSSSLLTHINNHCPLLSHCKAGASESGLLLEKTKGSHEN, encoded by the coding sequence atgaaagaagaaagtcaagaactgaaggATGTGAAGGAGGAGGAGCACCATCCGTGTCAGGCACTTTATAGTTTCAAAACTGGACAAAACTCTTTTAGTGGCTCACAGACTAAAAATAATTTCTCACAAATAAGAACACTAAGAACAAGAGCCAAAAAGTCTTTCTCCTGCCATCAGTGTGAGACAACTTTCACACAGGAAAGTCACCTTCAGAGTCACATAGGaagtcacactggagagaagcctttctcCTGCCATCAGTGTGGGAGTACTTTTACACGTAAAGCAAGTCTTATTactcacatgagaattcacactggagagaagcctttttcCTGCAATCAGTGTGGGAGTACTTTTACACGTAACGCAAGTCTTACTACGCATATGAGAATTCACACGGGAGAAAAGCCTTTcaaatgccatcagtgtgggaagagtttcagacAAGCTTGTATTCTCAAAAGTCATTTGTTCTTGCACTCTAGAGTAAAGTCATATAGCTGTGATCAATGCGGcaaaatattttcttcaagatCAGTCTTACAAACACACTGGAAAATTCATCCAAATGAAAAGCCTTACTTGTGTTCTCTTTGTGGAGAGAGTTTTTCAATTCTGCAGAGTTTTAAAGACCACCAGAGAAAACATACTGATGTGAGAGCTCATGTGTGCTCTGAGTGTGGGAAGGCCTTTTACCGACCTTGTGACTTAGAACAGCaccagagaattcatactggagaaaaaccttacaagtgttcacattgtGAAAAGAGTTTTACTGGTTCAGGtaacctgaaaaaacatgagagaatgcATAGTAAAGATAGGCCgtaccactgcacttcatgtgggaaAAGGTTCATTAGGTCGGAAAACCTGAAATCACATGAgcgagtgcatactggagagaaaccataccactgcacttcatgtgggaagagtttcagccAATCAAGCTCTCTACTGACTCATATAAACAATCATTGTCCATTGTTGTCAcattgtaaggcgggtgccagtgagtctgggctactcctcgagaaaacaaaaggctctcatgagaattaa
- the LOC127644904 gene encoding zinc finger protein 239-like isoform X2: MMFIKEESEDMSYPESCSSNVMKNEDTEEQRELLDMKEESQELKDVKEEEHHPCQALYSFKTGQNSFSGSQTKNNFSQIRTLRTRAKKSFSCHQCETTFTQESHLQSHIGSHTGEKPFSCHQCGSTFTRKASLITHMRIHTGEKPFSCNQCGSTFTRNASLTTHMRIHTGEKPFKCHQCGKSFRQACILKSHLFLHSRVKSYSCDQCGKIFSSRSVLQTHWKIHPNEKPYLCSLCGESFSILQSFKDHQRKHTDVRAHVCSECGKAFYRPCDLEQHQRIHTGEKPYKCSHCEKSFTGSGNLKKHERMHSKDRPYHCTSCGKRFIRSENLKSHERVHTGEKPYHCTSCGKSFSQSSSLLTHINNHCPLLSHCKAGASESGLLLEKTKGSHEN, encoded by the coding sequence agctgttggacatgaaagaagaaagtcaagaactgaaggATGTGAAGGAGGAGGAGCACCATCCGTGTCAGGCACTTTATAGTTTCAAAACTGGACAAAACTCTTTTAGTGGCTCACAGACTAAAAATAATTTCTCACAAATAAGAACACTAAGAACAAGAGCCAAAAAGTCTTTCTCCTGCCATCAGTGTGAGACAACTTTCACACAGGAAAGTCACCTTCAGAGTCACATAGGaagtcacactggagagaagcctttctcCTGCCATCAGTGTGGGAGTACTTTTACACGTAAAGCAAGTCTTATTactcacatgagaattcacactggagagaagcctttttcCTGCAATCAGTGTGGGAGTACTTTTACACGTAACGCAAGTCTTACTACGCATATGAGAATTCACACGGGAGAAAAGCCTTTcaaatgccatcagtgtgggaagagtttcagacAAGCTTGTATTCTCAAAAGTCATTTGTTCTTGCACTCTAGAGTAAAGTCATATAGCTGTGATCAATGCGGcaaaatattttcttcaagatCAGTCTTACAAACACACTGGAAAATTCATCCAAATGAAAAGCCTTACTTGTGTTCTCTTTGTGGAGAGAGTTTTTCAATTCTGCAGAGTTTTAAAGACCACCAGAGAAAACATACTGATGTGAGAGCTCATGTGTGCTCTGAGTGTGGGAAGGCCTTTTACCGACCTTGTGACTTAGAACAGCaccagagaattcatactggagaaaaaccttacaagtgttcacattgtGAAAAGAGTTTTACTGGTTCAGGtaacctgaaaaaacatgagagaatgcATAGTAAAGATAGGCCgtaccactgcacttcatgtgggaaAAGGTTCATTAGGTCGGAAAACCTGAAATCACATGAgcgagtgcatactggagagaaaccataccactgcacttcatgtgggaagagtttcagccAATCAAGCTCTCTACTGACTCATATAAACAATCATTGTCCATTGTTGTCAcattgtaaggcgggtgccagtgagtctgggctactcctcgagaaaacaaaaggctctcatgagaattaa